ATTAAAAACGTCAAAGTCACAAAATCATCATCGGCTTCCATTCGCCTGTTGTTCAGGCCTGGTCTTCATCCCGAAACAAATTCAGGGTCGACCAGTTGTCTGCAGCGACGACTCCACTTTCCCCTGTCAATGGCATCCTCGATCttcaaaccttttcttttcATGTCATCCTTCACCGTCTCTTcccatgttttctttggtCTTCCCCTTTTCACCTTTCCTTCAATCATCTTATTTTGTACTCTTCTTATTAAGCTCTCCTCATTCATTCGCTCAACGTTCCCCAACCATCTCAGACGATGTCCTCTCGATGTTTTTCTTCCACATATGTACACCTTCTTATTACATCATTGGTAATGCCATCTCGTAGTATCTTACCACACATCATTCGAATCATCCTCATTTCTGTCGTCTGCTTTCGCCTGATATCAGCCTTCATCGCCCAGCATTCAGCTCAATAACACATCACACTTCTTACACATGCTTTATTCAGCCTTCCTTTCAGGTTGGTAGAGAGTAGTCTGCCACAGAGTGTACCAGACAATTccttaaactttttccaacTAGCGCGTGTTCTTGCCGTCACTGCCCTGCCAGTACTGTCATATTCATCTATCATATCCCCCAAATAACAAAACTACTTAACAAGCTCAATCTCATCACTTCCCAATTTCACATATTTCTCCTCTTCTTCATCACTaataaaagtcacaaaataaacaaagaaataattttttcaggGCAGCTAAATAAAAACCATACCTGCTAACTAACGAATTGTTTTGTGTGCACATTGAGAATGGAGGGAAAACTTTTGGAGAAGTTGTGTCTTGGCCAACTTGTGCTTCTTGTGGCCAGCCAACTTGTGTTTGTGCATCCTTTTCACACTGCCATTGAAGAAATTATCAGATGCTTCTGAAAGTGACCATTTCTTGGGCTCATTGTTTTTAGATTTAGTTGGATGACCGAAATTGGATGCCTTCActgaaatttttactttgtttatcCAAAATTGAGATTTTCACAGATTTACTGCCACCATTTTTCACACTAACAACATCAACAACAGCATGACCGCACCACTCCTGTAGGTTGCTCATGCGGGGATATGGCGAACTGCTGTTCACCATATTAACGTTTGAAAATGCACATCGGcctgtcacgggattatttctACGCATCCGTTTTAGAACTAACACATTTTAATATGGCGTCACCAAATTTGTAAGTCACTTGTTTACGGTGTGAGCTGTTACCTGCTTTAGATAAACTGCATTGTAATTACCCAAATGAGGAGTCAATtgttcacattttgcactgtTTCTTCGCATCACTCCTGTAGGTTGCTCATGCGGGGATATGGCGAACTGCTGTTCACCATATTAACGTTTGAAAATGCACATCGGCCTAGTGCACTAAGGGGCATGTTAGTAGAAGAGGCCAAGGAGgcaaataaaagtaaaaaggGACTTTACCTCATACGGGTACGTATTGCTGGTCACATTGTTGGCTTTCCAGTTTGTAAGTGATTGATAAATACTTCTACTTTAAACAGGTTATGCATCATAAAACTGGCCTTACCAGCGGGCCAGCACAAATAGTTGTGAGACCGGCGGTGAAAGACGCCCTTTTTACATTTATCCGCCTGGCACCAGGCCAGAAGTTTGTTTGAGTGGCATGGGGAGCAATGGACAAGCTCCCACGCCGCCAAAGCACTGCAGCGTGTCTGTAGTGCTTGTGTTCCAAATGGCCGCAATCTGACGGCCACCATGGTGCGGAAGTGCACAGCGACACAGGTTTGCTTTCCTCATCTACCCTAGTATGTGCAACTTTTTCTatattctgctgagtgtttgCGGTATGATAATGCACATACTATTTTGCAGATCCGAGCTAAAAACCCCCAACAAAGGGAAATGGTGGCAGGCCATAAGGCGCATCTGATATCCACACAAGAGACGCATTATATTAATCCGCTCCAATGCGACGAGTCAGTCGTCGCTTTTGAAGCCATACAATCACTTTATGTAAGATTGCAGCCTCAACGAAATAAATGCTTTGTGTGTgccaaaaatgttgaaaaggAACAACTGTAAATTATGGTGTTTTAGGGTCGTGTTACCGAAAAAGAAGGCGAACGCGCTGCCGAACAGGCACATCAAGGGGAAAGCTCCTCGAGTGTCCCTAACCCACCTAGCCCTTACGGTGCCAGCAGCCAGCACAGTCCAGCAAGACCAAGCCAGCCCTGACTGTAGCCCTCAATCCGCCAATGTTGCAGTAACATGTCCCCAAGTGGAAGGCGCCTGTGGATTGAGGACAACTGTGAAAACACCAATTCTCAAAACCACAGCAAAATTATATGTAAGTAGCAAAGGAACTGGAGCTTTGCATGTTATTTAAATAAGATACTAACTGTTATTAACTATGTTTTGCCATTGGATGTTTCAGAAAAGTCGCAAGCAATTCACTGAAGAGCAGAGTGAAGAGGTTTTGAGATGCTTTGGTAAAAATATTAGAGAACGAAAGAGGATATTTATCCGTGAGGCAAGGGTGGCTCTGGAAGAGGGTTCTCTGTCTTTGTGCGCGACGAAATCCGCAAAACAAATACAGGATCGGGTTGCGGAGTTCATACGATCGGAACAAAGATGGGAGAAGGAGAACAATTAAATGTTGGAGTGTGAATTTTATGTAGTAAtttcgttttgtttttaattgttcTATATTCAATTTTCCATTGTGATAGCGTGGTAGTTGTacatattcaaacaatgaaaattcttTGCAATCTTACCCTTTGAGTGTGTTGTAattagaaaaagttttttaggGCCACGTTTAGAGgataatatttcaaacctaAAGTGCTCTAACATAAATTCTACTCAAAGAAATTCAAGATTTAGTGTGTTGTCCGCAATAAGTTTGCGTTTATTGCAAGATTTAGTGTGTTGTACGCAATAAGTTTGTGCCTTGATGTAGAATGCTGAATTCAGATCGAGCAATGTTCATGTTCATGTTTTTATCGTCCATAACGTCAAATCGCGTTTTCCATTATCGgaaacttaaaatttacaagAACTGTTAGAAGGAAGCATTTTTCAAGTTTATGAGTCCGAAATTGCCTTAACCCCAACACgtgtatttttttctttcctttGGTAGGGTTGGAGCATTTAGGTGATTGTTTATTGAAGTTTTAAGAGTTAAAGGTTATAACTATGGACAATTCGACAGACCTTTCTTGCACCCAGACAGTCATGTCGGTTAAAGGATGTAAGGAAGAAAGTAAAACAGTGGATGTTACGACCATGGAAGAGAAATGTCCAGCGTGCTGAGTGTTTGCGGTATGATAATGCACATACTATGTTGCAGATCCGCGCTAAAAACCCGGAGCAAAGGGAAATGGGGGCAGGCCATATGGCGCATCTGCCATCCACACAAGAGACGCAAGGCGAATGCGCTGCCGAACAGGCACATCAAGGGGAAAGCTCCTCGAGTGTCCCTAACCCACCCAGCCTTGACGGTGCCGGCAGCCAGCACAGTCCAGCAAGACCCAGCCAGCCCTGACCGTAGCCCTCAATCCGCCAATGTTGCAGTAACATGTCCCCAAGTGGAAGGCGCCGGTGGATTGAGGACAACTGTGAAAACACCAATTCTTAAAACCACAGCAAAAACATATGTAAGTAGCAAAGGAACTGGAGCACTGCATCCGTGAGGCAAGGGTGGCCTTGGAAGAGGGTTCCCTGTCTTTGTGCGCGACGAAATCCGCAAAACAAATACAGGATCGGGTTGCGGAGTTCATACGATCGGCACAAAGAAGGGAGAAGGAGAACAATTAAATGTTGGagtgtgaattttttttagtaatttcGTTGTGTTTTTAGTGGTTCTATATTCAATTTTCGATTGTGATAGCGTGGTAGTTGCacatattcaaacaatgaaaattcttTGCTATCTTACCCTTTGAGTGTGTTGTAATTAGAGTTTTTTAGGGCCACGTTTAGAGGATCATATTTCAAACCTTAAGTGCTCTAACATAAATTCTACtcaaagaaattcaaccaaacttGCGTTGCCAACGTACATTGTTTCCATCTTAAACATAATCGATTTTGAGtggttttgctttaaaaacggACGAGTTACACCCGTTTGAAATTTCGATTCTGGGGTAAATACATTTTGAGTTTTACAGAAACGATTTTACAGATAGGTCTCTATCTCGCAATCGCAAAAGTAGATCGCCACGAAAGTTGGGAAACGGGAGTAGAAGGAGCTCGCTGATGTGAAGGTCAACTTTCAGCGGCGTACGTTCTTTATTTTGTATGTAAACGCCTGCAGAAAATCGATCAGTTTTTCCGCtaaagcttttgttttttcgaGTGTAAACGTGATTTTGTGCGTTCAAGAAACAACTCTACCGACGACCAACGTCGTGACGGGTCTGAAATGGGCTGCAGacgtttaattaatctttaattttgatagTTGCATTTCGGTTGGAAACTCAAAAACCTGCTACGTTTGAAAGTTGTATTTGGGTACACGTAACCTGGATAACGAGTGTTCCattttcccaaactttgaCCGCCTTTTATCGAGTGACATAGGAGATATTTACGAATAAGTGCACGTAaggaaacatttttcgtcGTCTGACAAACCAAAATGTCATAAAAAGAATAGGGGAGTAGAAACGAGCTACCTGACCTGACTTGTTGAATTTCTAAGTGTTTTACTTCATCTGAGTAAAACCTTTGCAAAATGAAGTTTATAAATGTATTGCACTTAATCCTAAGGTAAGTTTACTtaaattttgcagtttgctAAACTTTCGGATAAACCAGGGCAAAATTGactaaaaacaaacttgatttttttcaatgctTCAATGTCTTACAAGATTAATTTGAAGCAAGATTTACTGGTTTTTGGGTATTTTAGAAAAACTTGACATATTTCCTTTAAAACAGAAATCCCCAACCTGTGGCATataatttgcattgcattattttaacaactccagaacaaaaaagttaattcTGTTTACAGCTTTAGTTTAGTATTAATTTATTACACTTATGCGTAATGTGCCTTATCACTAACCGTTAGCTAACGTCTTTTAAGTGTCAAAAACTTGTATTGAACACATTTACTCATGCGTTTTAGAAGACCTTTACATGAAGACCACCTCCTACTAATCAACTACTGTATTTAATTCGCAACTCGCATGTTTAAGAGGTTGGTTATCTCTGCActaaatattttcagtaaaTTCCACAGAAAAAGAAATGCTCAAAATCATtgcatttacatttttcaaactttaaatgttttaatcttAAAGTTTCAATCATGAATTGCTAAACTATATTAAATATGGTTGAATACTCTTGTGTATGATCGGAGATTAGAAAAATATCATGCAGGATTCTGAAGCCAATGGAACAAAAGGGGGTTTATTGATGATTTCAAGCCAATTTACAGATAAGTGGTTCAAAGTCGGAAAATACATCCAGAGTTTTAGCTGACGACACCaaattgttgaatttttaAGTGTTTTACTTCATCTGAGTAATACTTCTGCAAAATTAAGTTCACAAATATATTActattatttattactttggACTGGTTTATCACTGAGTAAAGATCAACTGATATATGATGGAACACACAAGCACAGACAATTAAAACTCCtttctttccttttttgttttttttcttcactttttttcaatcatttttttctcttttttaaattcaattatAGATTTCAtatcttttttaataaattacatAACTTTACCAttcatttaaataaatcaCAATCAACTATCACAATCACAATCATCACCCAACAAATCAagaattagaaaaaaaaaaaaaaaattccaaaaaattggaGAAAGCATTAACAGACAACTGCACTGACCAGAACTAAAAATCTTCACTGTACCATGGTCAGCAATGCAAATTCAACTGTCAATTCATGTCTTGAAATATGTTTACACAGACAAGTATGGGTATTAAGTATCTGCTAAACTTGTAAGATCGACGAGGAATAGGATCAAACACAcagaataaatgtttcaacaaactttaaaacgCAGGAAGCTTTAATTTTCATCGAAATGTTTGGAACCTGTGATGAAATGTCTGTAATGTCCGTCTTTTTCAAGCGCATAAATATTTCTCATTAAATCTCCAAAACTGTAATTGAGAAAACTTCATTGACTTCACAAATGAAGATTGACCGagttaaatgttgttttgagatgttgTTTCTTTCATCACATCTTTGAAGGCACAATCATGAAGAATCTGAAGTTTTCGACCGAAACAGAACCGTGATGAGAGTTAGTTGGGAAATTGCAACTCCTCCGGTATGAGTCCAGCTGATTTTAAGTGGTGACCAAAATAATTACGCTTGCAACAAAAACACACAATTTCATCAATCTTGGTTCTCATCGGGTGCAAACGACAGCGAGATGATAAGAACAAAAACATTGTCGAATGTTCCTTAAGGATTTAAAACAGCATTGTGTGGTGAAATGTGCAACCTAGGCAAGCAAGCAAGAAAATCAGTTATCATCCAGATTTAACTTTTTCCACAAAGTTGAGAAATCTGCAGTTTTCGACCGAAACAAAAGTGTTGAGAGTTGGTTGAGAGATTAAATTGGGAAAGATCCTACAGATTTTGATCACTTTGGTACAACTCCAGCTAATTATTAACAATGTTAAAAAACTTGTCAAACTTTTCCAACGGAGTTATAATGGCATTGTATGGTGGAATGCTGAGTCATGTCAAGCCAGTGATTTGGTGTAATTTTTTCACAGCGTTTTGGATTCCACGAGAAGTTTGTAGAAGCAGGAGCATAAGTGTTTACTTAGCTGACTTTATTCACTTGAAACTTTCATTCAACTCAGAATTCTGCCATTGGCAGAACAGAATGTTTACAGCAGCAGATTGTGATAATGACCACTCAAGATAAATCTGATGAATGGCCCAAACATTACCAGTGCAGTTGTCACAAAACTAagattaaaagataaaaacaatgGAGGTAAGAGACAAAATATAAAGATGTAGCAACGGTGAACGTAATTTCTGAACCTACTAAAAATTAGTTAAAAGCAGCTACGGAGAAAAGatagaaatttaaatttaaagtggCACAAAATGAGCATCGAAtccaaacaaaagcaaaataaacacactAAGATGACATAGAACTAGCAATGAAACAAGCAGAAAGtaacaaaaacatgaaaattttcagttttgtgTTCCACCACAGATATTTTGTGCCTTAATAAACTTTGACTTATTTCAAAaccattttgatttatttaccTACAATGATGAATGCTTTCGTTATAGTTGCTATGTTAATAGCAATGTTagcaacaaaatcattttttttcattggttgTTTACTCACCTATGCTAAATATACTTTCTatttaattaagttatttctTGATAAATTCATGAAGTTGAATGGGTTTGAATTCATTCTTAgaagttaaatatttttcaacggTGATGTGGTTCTATTTACATCTTTAGTAAAATGCAATAACTCCATttcatataaaaaaatttgccttAAGTTTACATTTTCATGATCTTTTTCACTCATACACAGAAAACCACAAACACTTGTGTTAAAGAATTTAACCACAGGTCTTctgtacaaaatatttcaaaagatgaaaatcaTGATTCTAATGAAAATAATTAGAGCAGAGACCAACTTGAAACTAAATCGCGTCgtatgcaaatttttatttatcaagACATTTAACGTATGTCTTAATGTCCTCATTTTACACATAAACTTATGAATAAGGTTTGTTTTATCATCCAATTCGTTTGCAATCACACTTTGGCGATTAAATTTAACCTAAAAGTTGGAAGTTGAGCAGTTATTAGAAATTTTGATAAGGATTTCATAATTACGGAATAAACATTTCTTAGATAAAGTGGTTTGGACATTATCCTTATACTTTCCTCATTAACTCACgattttgcattgattatttttctttatatacACTTGCGTGTCCAACGTTGTTGACTACCGAGTACCTTGTGTTACATCACATTTGTCAGCACgtgaaattatttatttccTTGTCTACCGAGATGTATTTGCAACCTTATAATGCAAGTGGAGTCAGATGTAGCTTCTGtaattttaatctttaaatttaattctAAATTTAATCTCTTAACAACGTAGACAACCGCAAAATGTTGCCTATAAACAGGTATTTCTAGTATAAACACATTGAATCTTTTAAAGTAGCATTATCAGTGTCACACATCTCAATGCAGTAGATTTTGGCCAACACAGGTTGGGGAGATCAGTTCTTATCAacacaattttttagttattccAAATATTGTTCTTTTATAAAAGAGCAATGCACAAAACCTTTAATCAAGCCATAAAAATGCAAAGATTGAACTTAGTATGAATCTACAACTAGAAATAAGGAATGCGCTTTGTAATTAAGGGTTGGAGCTTTAGAAATGTGTGAATATCTTGTTTAATTGTCGATGAAGACATTCAGTGATAATACAAGACCACCTTTTCAGTATGACGAAGAATTTAAGGGATGGTTTAAAATTTCAGTCTTTTGTGGAAACGCTTGGTGGATGTTGCATGGGAAAGTCCACATGGTCTATCTGATAATCGAAAACTCCTAGCGGACTAGCGCGGTCCGTAATATGCTGGTTGAACAACTATGGCCACAAGACCAGTAATCGCCGTTGAATTATTCGTGTAAGTCACCACATTCTCCTTTCATgtagaaaactattaaaaaaggGATGATTTTAATGCAGGTGCACGATCACAAAACCATTGGCAAGTATGGGTACGCTACAATCGTTATGCCCGGCTGGTTGAAAGAAGGGCTGGACAACCTTGTTCGGTTTAGCGGCGACGGGTGTAAGATTGTGTTTCCCCGTAAGGAAAAAAATCTTACTAGTTCCACTGCAGCAAAACAATCGAAGCGGGAATGCGAGGTAATTTACAGCGACCTCAAGCTGTAAACATTCTGCTACACAAGTAATTGATCTTCACTGCAATTAGACCGAGCAAGATAAATAACAGAATTTTGCtcataatgaaaatattctgcAGCAGCATTTTCCTAAAAGTCAACCAGTGACGTATTCAATATTCAAAATATCATATTAGGTGAGATCCAAGAATACAGACAGCCGCCTTTTGGTGGCAAAACACATGGCGCATAGCTCTTCAACGCAAGAGGGTTATTACGCT
The Clavelina lepadiformis chromosome 4, kaClaLepa1.1, whole genome shotgun sequence DNA segment above includes these coding regions:
- the LOC143453512 gene encoding uncharacterized protein LOC143453512 isoform X2, which encodes MHIGLSRDYFYASVLELTHFNMASPNLLLMRGYGELLFTILTFENAHRPSALRGMLVEEAKEANKSKKGLYLIRVMHHKTGLTSGPAQIVVRPAVKDALFTFIRLAPGQKFV
- the LOC143453512 gene encoding uncharacterized protein LOC143453512 isoform X3 gives rise to the protein MVRKCTATQIRAKNPQQREMVAGHKAHLISTQETHYINPLQCDESVVAFEAIQSLYGRVTEKEGERAAEQAHQGESSSSVPNPPSPYGASSQHSPARPSQP
- the LOC143453512 gene encoding uncharacterized protein LOC143453512 isoform X1 produces the protein MLKRNNCKLWCFRVVLPKKKANALPNRHIKGKAPRVSLTHLALTVPAASTVQQDQASPDCSPQSANVAVTCPQVEGACGLRTTVKTPILKTTAKLYKSRKQFTEEQSEEVLRCFGKNIRERKRIFIREARVALEEGSLSLCATKSAKQIQDRVAEFIRSEQRWEKENN